Below is a window of Oryza brachyantha chromosome 10, ObraRS2, whole genome shotgun sequence DNA.
actatgtAGATACCATGCAAGCAATGGACGGATATCCAACTATGTGCTAAAAAATTGCTTCCTTAGGCCCAAACACAACCAATCTCAAGTAGGGTTCAATTCATCTCTATGGCCGCACCACGCGACGCCATGCACGCGCCTGCTGCAagcctctccctcctctctctcccctcgtCTTCTCCACCCCTCCCGTCCCAAACTTGGCAAACGCGCGCCAACCTCCCCCATTAGGCTAGGCTGCTCGGCCGGCGAagctgcgtgcgtgcgtgcatgcggCAGCGACGTCGGCCAGCCGCAGCGCAGCATCGCCGGCATGGCGTTCATCGACCTCGGGCGGGGGAGCCCCGGCGGgtcgacgtcggcgccggcgaaacCGCGGCTGGTGATGATCATCGCTGACCCGGGCCGCgagtcgacggcggcgatggagtgGGCGCTCTCCCACGCCATCGCCGAGGGGGACGGCATCCTGCTCCTCCACGTGAACATGCCCCCGAACGCCGCGGGCGCCGGGCCGTCCCGCACGGGCTCCGGGGGAAGCGCCGGGTCCCCGCTCACGGcgctcctcggcgccgccgcgggcgacGCGGATTTCATGGAGACGATGAGCGCCGCGTGCAGGGCGCGGCacccgcccacccgcgtccgCGCCGTGCGCGTCGAGCCCGCCACCGAGGGCCGGGAGGCCAAGGCGCAGACCATCCTCGCCGAGTCCCAGC
It encodes the following:
- the LOC102709682 gene encoding uncharacterized protein LOC102709682, which encodes MAFIDLGRGSPGGSTSAPAKPRLVMIIADPGRESTAAMEWALSHAIAEGDGILLLHVNMPPNAAGAGPSRTGSGGSAGSPLTALLGAAAGDADFMETMSAACRARHPPTRVRAVRVEPATEGREAKAQTILAESQRRGVELLVIGHRRVSSFLGLKSASGSSRGHDSTAEFLIEHSKCVCVSVQKKGQNAGYLLNTKTHKNFWLLA